The genomic region GGTTTCGGCGGGATAGTCATCCTGGGTGGACCCATGAACGTTTATCAGGAGGATGCCTATCCCTTCCTGAAGGACGAAGAGACCCTCATCAGGCGCGCCCTTATCGATGAGGTGCCGCTTCTCGGCATATGCCTCGGCGCGCAGCTCATCGCGAAGACCTGTGGCGCCGCCGTAATGAGATCGCCAAAGAAGGAGATCGGGTGGTTCACCGTTACGAAGACGTTGGAGGGTATGAAGGACAGCCTCTTCCGGGGCAATCCCCAGCATATGACCGTTTTCCAGTGGCACGAGGACACCTTCGACCTTCCCGGCGACGGTGTCCTTCTTGCGAAGGGCCGGGCCTGCGCCAACCAGGCGTTCAGAATAGGGCACAGTGCCTACGGTCTCCAGTTCCACATCGAGGCGACACCGGAGATGGTGGAGTCATGGATGAGGCATGAAAGGGAGGTCGATGTGAAGAGGGTCCTCCGCGACGGCAGAAGGATCATGGAGATCTTTGCCGATCAGGGAAAAAGGGTTGTCACCAAC from Syntrophorhabdus sp. harbors:
- a CDS encoding type 1 glutamine amidotransferase codes for the protein EQEGPGYIADLFSEDGWTVEVLDMSGRGAPLPHDLDGFGGIVILGGPMNVYQEDAYPFLKDEETLIRRALIDEVPLLGICLGAQLIAKTCGAAVMRSPKKEIGWFTVTKTLEGMKDSLFRGNPQHMTVFQWHEDTFDLPGDGVLLAKGRACANQAFRIGHSAYGLQFHIEATPEMVESWMRHEREVDVKRVLRDGRRIMEIFADQGKRVVTNFRRIAESSLQYRRVISRFVDEAQRLEHG